One Polaribacter sp. KT25b DNA segment encodes these proteins:
- the dnaJ gene encoding molecular chaperone DnaJ has translation MAKQDFYEVLGISKSASQAEIKKGYRKMAIKYHPDKNPDDKTAEENFKKAAEAYEVLSDENKKARYDQYGHAAFDGPQGGGGFGGGGMNMDDIFSQFGDIFGGGAGGFGGGFGGFGGGGQRQARVKGSNMRIRVKLTLEEIAKGVEKKVKVRRKVQADGVKYKTCTTCNGSGQVMRVTNTILGRMQTATTCSTCSGSGEIISSKPSNADAQGLIVKEETVSINIPAGVTEGVQLKVGGKGNDAPGNNSISGDLLVLIEEVPHETLKREGTNIHYDLYINFSEAVLGTSKEVDTVTGKVKIKIDAGTQSGKILRLKGKGLPSIERYGTGDFLIHTNVWTPQELNKEQKAFFDKMSDNENFTPNPNKSDKSFFEKVKDMFS, from the coding sequence ATGGCAAAACAAGACTTTTACGAAGTATTAGGAATTTCTAAATCTGCTTCTCAAGCAGAAATAAAGAAAGGATATAGAAAAATGGCAATTAAATATCATCCAGATAAAAACCCTGATGATAAAACAGCTGAGGAAAACTTTAAAAAAGCTGCTGAAGCTTACGAAGTTTTAAGCGACGAAAATAAAAAAGCACGTTATGATCAATATGGTCATGCAGCTTTTGATGGTCCTCAAGGCGGTGGTGGCTTTGGCGGAGGCGGTATGAATATGGATGATATTTTCAGTCAGTTTGGAGATATTTTTGGTGGCGGTGCTGGTGGTTTCGGCGGCGGTTTTGGTGGTTTTGGCGGTGGAGGCCAAAGACAAGCTAGAGTAAAAGGAAGTAATATGCGTATTCGCGTAAAACTTACTTTAGAAGAAATTGCAAAAGGAGTAGAGAAGAAAGTTAAAGTTCGTAGAAAAGTACAAGCTGATGGTGTAAAATATAAAACTTGTACAACTTGTAATGGTTCTGGGCAAGTAATGAGAGTTACCAATACCATTTTAGGTAGAATGCAAACAGCAACTACTTGTAGTACTTGTTCTGGATCTGGAGAAATTATAAGTTCAAAACCAAGTAATGCAGATGCACAAGGTTTAATTGTTAAAGAAGAAACAGTTTCAATAAATATTCCTGCTGGTGTTACAGAAGGTGTTCAATTAAAAGTTGGCGGAAAAGGAAATGATGCTCCTGGAAATAATTCTATTTCTGGGGATTTATTAGTTTTAATAGAAGAAGTGCCACACGAAACTTTAAAAAGAGAAGGAACTAATATTCATTATGATTTATATATTAATTTTTCTGAAGCTGTATTAGGAACTAGTAAAGAGGTTGATACAGTTACAGGAAAAGTTAAAATTAAAATAGATGCAGGAACTCAATCTGGAAAAATTTTAAGATTAAAAGGAAAAGGTTTGCCAAGTATAGAACGTTACGGAACAGGAGATTTTTTAATTCATACAAATGTTTGGACACCACAAGAGTTAAATAAAGAACAAAAAGCATTTTTTGATAAAATGTCTGATAATGAGAATTTTACACCAAATCCAAATAAATCAGATAAATCATTTTTTGAGAAAGTAAAAGATATGTTTTCTTAA
- the murA gene encoding UDP-N-acetylglucosamine 1-carboxyvinyltransferase produces MASFKIEGGHKLSGTITPQGAKNEVLQILCAVLLTPEKVVINNVPDIIDVNKLIFILGELGVKIEKLSRNSYSFQADEVNLEYLESKDFKKDGSSLRGSIMIVGPLLARFGKGYIPRPGGDKIGRRRLDTHFEGFIRLGAKFRYNREEHFYGVEADELIGTKMLLDEASVTGTANILMASVMATGTTEIYNAACEPYIQQLCKMLNSMGAKISGVGSNLLIIEGVKYLGGCEHKVLPDMIEIGSWIGVAVMTQSELTIKDVSWENLGQIPNVFRKLGIKFEKRNDDIYIPAQKSYEIQNYIDGSVLTVADAPWPGFTPDLLSIVLVIATQANGTVLIHQKMFESRLFFVDKLIDMGAKIILCDPHRATVIGLNHKSNLKATKMTSPDIRAGISLLIAALSAKGTSIINNIEQIDRGYENIEARLKSIGAKIQRIED; encoded by the coding sequence ATGGCATCATTTAAGATTGAAGGCGGACATAAATTAAGCGGGACAATAACTCCACAAGGAGCAAAAAATGAAGTTTTACAAATACTTTGTGCAGTTTTATTAACTCCAGAAAAAGTTGTAATTAATAATGTTCCAGATATAATAGATGTAAATAAACTAATTTTTATTTTAGGAGAATTAGGTGTTAAAATAGAAAAATTAAGTAGAAATTCTTATTCTTTTCAAGCAGATGAAGTTAATTTAGAATATTTAGAATCTAAAGATTTTAAAAAAGATGGAAGTTCTTTAAGAGGTTCTATTATGATTGTTGGTCCTTTATTAGCCCGTTTTGGAAAAGGATATATTCCACGTCCAGGAGGTGATAAAATAGGAAGAAGAAGATTAGATACCCATTTTGAAGGTTTTATTAGACTTGGCGCAAAATTTAGATATAATAGAGAAGAACATTTTTATGGCGTAGAAGCTGATGAGCTAATTGGCACAAAAATGCTGCTAGACGAAGCTTCTGTAACTGGTACAGCAAATATTTTAATGGCATCTGTTATGGCAACAGGAACTACAGAAATTTATAATGCAGCTTGTGAACCTTATATTCAACAATTATGTAAAATGTTGAACTCTATGGGGGCAAAAATTTCTGGAGTTGGTTCTAATTTATTAATTATAGAAGGTGTCAAATATTTAGGAGGATGCGAACATAAAGTCCTTCCAGATATGATTGAAATTGGTTCTTGGATTGGTGTTGCGGTAATGACACAATCAGAATTAACCATTAAAGATGTAAGCTGGGAAAACCTTGGGCAAATACCAAATGTGTTTAGAAAGTTAGGTATTAAATTTGAAAAAAGAAACGATGATATTTACATTCCAGCACAAAAATCATACGAAATACAAAACTATATAGACGGTTCTGTTTTAACGGTTGCAGATGCGCCTTGGCCAGGTTTTACGCCAGATTTATTAAGCATCGTTTTAGTAATTGCTACACAAGCAAACGGAACTGTTTTAATACATCAAAAAATGTTTGAAAGCCGTTTGTTTTTTGTTGATAAATTAATTGATATGGGAGCAAAAATTATTTTGTGCGATCCTCATAGAGCAACAGTAATAGGGTTAAATCATAAGTCAAATTTAAAAGCAACTAAAATGACTTCACCAGATATTAGAGCAGGTATTTCTTTATTAATTGCCGCATTATCAGCAAAAGGAACAAGCATAATTAATAATATAGAACAAATAGACAGAGGTTACGAAAACATAGAAGCTCGTTTAAAATCTATAGGGGCTAAAATTCAAAGAATAGAAGATTAA
- a CDS encoding DUF4290 domain-containing protein: MTFDLEYNSERPLMIIPEYGRHVQKLVNHCVALKTIEERNEMAKAIVDVMGNLQPHLRDVPDFKHKLWDQLYIMSDFKLDVKSPYPQPSKEELQEKPEPLAYPKSASKYRYYGKNIQTMINVALSWEEGEMKEALVFSIANHMKKCYLNWNKDTVDDAVIFKHLFDLSDGKLDLRNSNEELSETKNLLKKRNSQGQNSSKNNYKKPHNNQHKNRKR, encoded by the coding sequence ATGACATTCGATTTAGAATATAACTCAGAAAGACCACTAATGATAATTCCAGAATATGGTAGACATGTTCAAAAATTAGTAAATCATTGTGTAGCATTAAAAACCATTGAAGAACGAAATGAAATGGCGAAAGCTATTGTAGATGTTATGGGAAATTTACAACCACATTTACGCGATGTTCCAGATTTTAAGCACAAACTTTGGGATCAATTATATATAATGTCTGATTTTAAATTGGATGTAAAATCTCCTTATCCGCAGCCATCAAAAGAAGAATTACAAGAAAAACCAGAACCATTAGCATATCCAAAATCTGCTTCTAAGTATCGTTATTATGGTAAAAATATACAAACCATGATAAATGTAGCTTTAAGTTGGGAAGAAGGCGAAATGAAAGAAGCATTGGTTTTTTCAATTGCAAATCACATGAAAAAATGTTATTTAAATTGGAATAAAGATACGGTTGATGATGCTGTAATTTTTAAACATTTATTCGATTTATCTGATGGAAAATTAGATTTAAGAAACTCTAATGAAGAACTTTCTGAAACGAAAAATTTATTAAAGAAAAGAAATTCTCAAGGTCAGAATTCATCAAAAAATAATTATAAGAAGCCACATAACAATCAACATAAAAATAGAAAAAGATAA
- a CDS encoding nucleotide exchange factor GrpE — protein MSQKENIKEEELNNEQENAQVDENQEIEAEVVKEEPTTEELVQAEKDKFLRLFAEFENYKKRTSRERIELFKTAGQELMTSLLPIVDDFERALAHIEDDKEAEELRKGVLLIYQKFYNTLEQKGLSKVETKEGDVFDAEIHEAITQIPAPSPDLKGKVIDCVENGYKLGDKIIRYPKVVIGQ, from the coding sequence ATGAGTCAGAAAGAAAATATAAAAGAGGAAGAGTTGAATAACGAACAAGAAAACGCTCAAGTTGATGAAAATCAAGAAATTGAAGCAGAAGTTGTAAAAGAAGAACCAACAACAGAAGAATTAGTTCAAGCAGAAAAAGATAAATTTTTACGTTTATTCGCAGAGTTTGAAAACTATAAAAAAAGAACTTCTAGAGAAAGAATAGAGTTATTTAAAACTGCTGGTCAGGAATTAATGACATCTTTACTGCCAATTGTAGACGATTTTGAACGTGCTTTGGCACATATTGAAGATGATAAAGAGGCCGAAGAGTTAAGAAAAGGAGTTTTACTAATCTATCAAAAGTTCTATAATACTTTAGAACAAAAAGGGTTATCAAAAGTAGAAACCAAAGAAGGTGACGTTTTTGATGCAGAAATTCACGAAGCAATTACACAAATTCCTGCTCCATCACCAGATCTAAAAGGAAAAGTAATAGATTGTGTAGAAAACGGATACAAATTAGGAGATAAAATTATACGTTATCCAAAAGTAGTAATAGGACAGTAA
- a CDS encoding anti-sigma factor, whose product MKKVLNLAFAFTIATFFVACSDDENTLATTGDLTVDLTGLEELGSDFVYEGWLIVNENPVSTGTFTSVSFPQTYTVGINDLQTASKFVLSIEPAGETGEAALEPAATKILEGDFSGNSANVSSTGIVGDFSTSWGKYILATPTDADDTNEASGIWFLDNSETATVAGLSLPTLTDGWKYEGWVVLNGTPVSTGTFSAVDLADDNAAISPYKGTTGNGPSYPGEDYLMGSAAGVNFPTDLKGATVVISVEPSPDNSAAPFTLKPLAHVVPADAMNHTVISMGAGPLAVLSGSVSR is encoded by the coding sequence ATGAAAAAAGTTTTAAATTTAGCATTTGCTTTTACAATTGCAACATTCTTTGTTGCTTGTAGCGACGACGAGAACACATTAGCAACAACAGGAGATTTAACCGTAGATTTAACAGGTTTAGAAGAGTTAGGATCAGATTTCGTTTACGAAGGATGGTTAATTGTAAATGAAAATCCAGTAAGTACAGGTACTTTTACAAGTGTCTCTTTTCCTCAAACGTATACTGTAGGAATTAATGATTTACAAACTGCAAGTAAATTTGTATTATCTATTGAACCTGCAGGAGAAACAGGAGAAGCAGCTTTAGAACCAGCAGCAACAAAAATTTTAGAAGGAGATTTTTCTGGTAATTCTGCAAATGTATCTTCAACAGGAATAGTAGGAGACTTTAGTACTTCTTGGGGAAAATATATTTTAGCAACACCAACAGATGCTGATGATACAAATGAAGCAAGTGGAATTTGGTTTTTAGATAATTCTGAAACAGCAACAGTAGCTGGTTTATCTTTACCAACTTTAACAGATGGATGGAAATATGAAGGATGGGTTGTTTTAAACGGAACACCAGTTAGTACCGGTACATTTTCTGCCGTTGATTTAGCAGATGATAATGCAGCGATTTCACCTTATAAAGGAACAACTGGTAATGGACCAAGTTATCCTGGAGAAGATTATCTTATGGGTTCTGCAGCAGGCGTTAATTTTCCTACAGATTTAAAAGGTGCAACTGTTGTAATTTCAGTAGAACCAAGTCCAGATAATAGTGCTGCACCTTTTACTTTAAAGCCTTTAGCTCATGTTGTTCCTGCTGATGCAATGAACCATACTGTAATTTCAATGGGAGCAGGACCATTAGCAGTTTTATCAGGAAGTGTTTCAAGATAA
- a CDS encoding bifunctional aconitate hydratase 2/2-methylisocitrate dehydratase — protein MSMYQDYLKQIEDRKVQGLHPQPIDGAELLSEIIAQIKDLENQYREESLNFFIYNVLPGTTSAAGVKAKFLKEIILGESIVKEITPSFAFEQLSHMKGGPSVEVLLDLALGDDAAIAKEAAEVLKTQVFLYEADTARLEKAYKNGSEIAKELIESYAKAEFFTKLPEIDEEIKIVTFVAGIGDISTDLLSPGGDAHSRSDRELHGQCLFEHNKEQQKELLELQKQHPDKRVMLIAEKGTMGVGSSRMSGVNNVALWTGVKSSPYVPFINIAPIIAGTNGISPIFLTTVGVTGGIGIDLKNWVKVKDAEGNTVRDEAGDPVLEEAYSVATGTVLTVNTKEKKLYNGDVELMDISASLTPQKAEFIKAKGSYAVVFGKKLQTFASKVLGIDVVPVYAPSKEISIEGQGLTAVEKIFNKNAVGTTPGKVLHAGSDVRVEVNIVGSQDTTGLMTSQELEMMAATVISPIVDGAYQSGCHTASVWDNKSKANIPRLMKFMNDFGLITARDPENKYKPMTDVIHKVLNDITIDDWAIIIGGDSHTRMSKGVAFGADSGTVALALATGEASMPIPQSVKVTFKGNMASYMDFRDVVHATQQQMLTQFGGDNVFQGRIIEVHIGTLTADQAFTFTDWTAEMKAKASICISEDATLIESLEIAKGRIQIMIDKGMDNHLNVLQGLIAIADKRIAEIKSGEKPALTPDANAKYAAEVVIDLDLIEEPMIADPDVNNADVSKRYTHDIIRQLSYYGGTKQVDLGFVGSCMVHKGDMKILAQMLKNVEAEYGKVEFKAPLVVAPPTYNIVDELKAEGDWDVLVKYSGFEFDDSAPKAVARTGYENMLYLERPGCNLCMGNQEKAEPGDTVMATSTRLFQGRVVKDSGEKKGESLLSSTPVVVLSTILGRTPNLTEYKVAVKGINLTQFTPPHKLLVRA, from the coding sequence ATGAGTATGTATCAAGATTACCTTAAGCAGATAGAAGACAGAAAGGTTCAAGGCCTTCATCCGCAACCAATTGATGGCGCTGAATTATTAAGTGAAATCATTGCACAAATTAAAGATTTAGAAAATCAGTATAGAGAAGAATCTCTTAACTTTTTTATCTATAATGTATTGCCAGGAACCACCAGTGCTGCTGGTGTAAAAGCTAAATTTTTAAAAGAAATTATTTTAGGAGAATCAATTGTTAAAGAAATTACTCCATCTTTTGCTTTTGAACAATTATCTCACATGAAAGGCGGGCCTTCTGTAGAAGTTTTATTAGATTTAGCTTTAGGAGATGATGCAGCAATAGCTAAAGAAGCTGCAGAAGTTTTAAAAACACAAGTTTTTCTTTATGAGGCAGATACTGCACGATTAGAAAAAGCATATAAAAATGGAAGTGAAATAGCTAAAGAACTTATAGAAAGTTACGCTAAAGCTGAGTTTTTTACGAAACTTCCAGAAATTGATGAAGAAATTAAGATTGTTACTTTTGTAGCAGGAATTGGAGATATTTCTACAGATTTATTATCTCCAGGAGGTGATGCACACTCTAGATCAGATAGAGAATTACACGGTCAGTGTTTATTTGAACATAACAAAGAACAACAAAAAGAATTATTAGAATTGCAAAAGCAACATCCAGATAAAAGAGTGATGCTAATTGCAGAGAAAGGTACAATGGGTGTTGGTTCTTCTAGAATGTCTGGTGTAAATAATGTTGCTTTATGGACAGGAGTAAAATCTAGTCCATATGTTCCTTTTATTAATATTGCTCCGATTATTGCTGGGACAAACGGAATTTCTCCAATTTTCTTAACAACTGTTGGGGTAACAGGTGGTATTGGTATTGATCTTAAAAACTGGGTAAAAGTTAAAGATGCAGAAGGAAATACAGTAAGAGATGAAGCTGGTGATCCTGTTTTAGAAGAAGCGTATTCTGTAGCAACAGGAACGGTACTTACAGTAAATACAAAAGAGAAAAAATTATATAATGGAGATGTAGAATTAATGGATATTTCTGCTTCATTAACACCTCAAAAAGCAGAATTTATAAAAGCTAAAGGTTCTTATGCAGTTGTATTTGGTAAAAAATTACAAACTTTTGCTTCAAAAGTTTTAGGAATTGATGTAGTCCCAGTTTATGCACCATCAAAAGAAATTTCTATTGAAGGGCAAGGATTAACTGCTGTTGAAAAAATATTTAATAAAAATGCTGTTGGTACAACTCCAGGTAAAGTTCTGCATGCTGGTTCAGATGTTCGTGTAGAGGTAAACATTGTAGGTTCTCAAGATACTACAGGTTTAATGACTTCTCAAGAGTTAGAAATGATGGCAGCTACAGTTATATCTCCAATAGTAGATGGAGCTTATCAATCAGGTTGTCATACAGCTTCTGTTTGGGATAATAAATCGAAAGCAAACATTCCTAGATTAATGAAATTTATGAATGATTTCGGATTAATTACAGCAAGAGATCCAGAAAACAAATACAAGCCAATGACCGATGTAATTCATAAAGTTTTAAATGATATTACTATTGATGATTGGGCAATAATTATTGGAGGAGATTCTCATACAAGAATGTCTAAAGGTGTTGCTTTTGGTGCAGATTCTGGAACAGTTGCTTTAGCACTTGCTACTGGAGAAGCTTCAATGCCAATTCCACAATCGGTAAAAGTAACATTTAAAGGAAATATGGCTAGCTATATGGATTTCCGTGATGTGGTTCATGCAACTCAGCAACAAATGCTTACTCAGTTTGGTGGAGATAACGTATTTCAAGGAAGAATTATTGAAGTTCATATAGGAACATTAACTGCAGATCAAGCTTTTACATTTACAGATTGGACTGCAGAAATGAAAGCAAAAGCTTCTATTTGTATTTCTGAAGATGCTACTTTAATTGAGTCTTTAGAGATTGCAAAAGGTAGAATCCAAATTATGATTGATAAAGGAATGGACAATCATTTAAATGTTCTTCAAGGATTAATTGCTATAGCTGATAAAAGAATTGCTGAAATTAAATCTGGCGAAAAACCAGCATTAACTCCAGATGCAAATGCTAAGTATGCTGCAGAAGTTGTTATTGATTTAGATTTAATTGAAGAGCCAATGATAGCAGATCCAGACGTAAATAATGCAGATGTTTCTAAGAGATATACACACGATATTATTAGACAATTGTCTTATTATGGCGGTACAAAACAAGTAGATCTTGGTTTCGTAGGATCTTGTATGGTACATAAAGGTGATATGAAAATATTGGCTCAAATGCTTAAAAATGTAGAAGCAGAATATGGTAAAGTTGAATTTAAAGCACCTCTTGTAGTTGCGCCACCAACTTATAATATTGTTGATGAATTGAAAGCAGAAGGAGATTGGGATGTTTTAGTAAAATACTCAGGTTTTGAATTTGATGACAGTGCGCCTAAAGCAGTTGCACGTACAGGATATGAAAATATGTTATATTTAGAGCGTCCCGGTTGTAACCTTTGTATGGGAAATCAAGAAAAAGCAGAACCAGGAGACACTGTAATGGCAACTTCAACACGTTTATTTCAAGGAAGAGTTGTAAAAGATTCTGGAGAGAAAAAAGGAGAATCTTTACTTTCATCAACTCCAGTTGTTGTATTATCTACAATATTAGGAAGAACTCCTAATTTGACAGAATACAAAGTTGCAGTAAAAGGTATTAACCTTACTCAATTTACTCCACCTCACAAATTATTAGTTAGAGCTTAA
- a CDS encoding aconitate hydratase, whose product MAFDIEMIKQVYASMSERVDAARKITGKPLTLAEKILYSHLWDVTPEKAYVRGKDYVDFAPDRIALQDATAQMALLQFMQAGKSKVAVPTTTHCDHLIQAKNGASSDLQTALNTSNEVFNFLESVSNKYGLGFWKPGAGIIHQVVLENYAFPGGMMIGTDSHTVNAGGLGMVAIGVGGADAVDVMAGMAWELKFPKLIGVKLTGKLSGWTAPKDVILKVAGIVSAKGGTGAIVEYFGPGATSMSCTGKGTICNMGAEIGATTSTFGYDESMERYLRATDRSDVADEANKVKEYLTGDAEVYANPEQYFDEVIEIDLSELGPLLNGPFTPDLSTKAGSDMTEIANKNSWPLKVEWGLIGSCTNSSYEDLSRASSIAQQAIDKGLGIKAKFGINPGSEKVRYTTERDGILETFKALGATIFTNACGPCIGQWARYEDPKNAPKNSIIHSFNRNFAKRADGNPNTHAFVASPELVAAVTIAGRLDFNPMKDKLINKNGEEVMLDEPTGWELPPKGFEVKDDGYLAPEEDGSGVLIKVNETSDRLQLLDPFTPIGSDISGAKLLIKAHGKCTTDHISMAGPWLRYRGHLDNISNNCLIGAVNAFGMKTNFVKNQLTDEFGGVPDTARAYKAAGVKSIVVGDHNYGEGSSREHAAMEPRHLGVVAVLVKSFARIHETNLKKQGMLGLTFDNEADYDLIQEDDTFNFIDLNEFAPGKPLTIEAVHADGTKDLIIANHTYNQGQIEWYNEGSALNLIKKQNA is encoded by the coding sequence ATGGCTTTTGATATTGAAATGATTAAGCAAGTTTATGCTTCTATGTCGGAACGTGTAGACGCTGCTCGTAAAATCACAGGTAAACCTTTAACGCTAGCTGAGAAAATTTTATACTCGCATTTATGGGATGTAACTCCAGAAAAGGCATATGTTCGAGGTAAAGATTATGTGGATTTTGCTCCAGACAGAATAGCTCTCCAGGATGCAACTGCACAAATGGCATTATTACAATTTATGCAAGCTGGTAAAAGCAAAGTAGCTGTTCCTACAACTACTCATTGTGATCATTTAATTCAAGCTAAAAACGGAGCATCTTCAGATTTACAAACTGCTTTAAATACAAGTAATGAAGTTTTTAATTTCTTAGAATCAGTTTCTAATAAATATGGATTAGGTTTCTGGAAACCAGGAGCAGGAATTATACATCAAGTTGTTTTAGAAAATTATGCATTTCCGGGAGGAATGATGATAGGTACAGATTCTCATACAGTAAATGCTGGTGGTTTAGGTATGGTTGCAATTGGTGTTGGTGGTGCTGATGCTGTTGATGTAATGGCAGGAATGGCATGGGAATTAAAGTTTCCAAAACTAATAGGAGTTAAGTTAACAGGTAAACTTTCTGGTTGGACAGCACCAAAAGATGTTATTTTAAAAGTTGCTGGTATTGTTTCTGCTAAAGGAGGAACCGGAGCAATTGTTGAATATTTTGGACCTGGAGCAACCTCTATGTCTTGTACAGGAAAAGGCACAATTTGTAATATGGGAGCAGAAATTGGTGCAACAACTTCTACTTTTGGTTATGATGAATCTATGGAGCGTTATTTGCGTGCTACAGATAGAAGTGATGTTGCAGATGAAGCAAATAAAGTAAAAGAGTATTTAACTGGTGATGCTGAAGTATATGCAAATCCAGAGCAATATTTTGATGAAGTTATAGAAATAGATTTATCAGAATTAGGTCCTTTATTAAATGGTCCTTTTACACCAGATTTATCTACAAAAGCTGGTTCTGATATGACTGAAATTGCTAATAAAAATTCTTGGCCATTAAAAGTAGAATGGGGCTTAATTGGTTCTTGTACAAATTCATCTTATGAAGATTTATCAAGAGCATCTTCGATTGCACAACAAGCTATTGATAAAGGTTTAGGAATTAAAGCTAAATTTGGAATTAATCCTGGTTCTGAAAAAGTAAGATATACTACAGAAAGAGATGGAATTTTAGAAACATTTAAAGCATTAGGAGCAACTATTTTTACAAATGCTTGTGGTCCTTGTATTGGTCAATGGGCACGTTATGAAGATCCAAAAAATGCACCAAAAAATTCAATAATACATTCATTTAATAGAAACTTTGCTAAACGTGCAGATGGTAATCCTAATACACATGCGTTTGTTGCATCACCAGAATTAGTTGCTGCAGTTACTATTGCTGGTCGATTAGATTTTAATCCGATGAAGGATAAATTAATCAATAAAAATGGAGAAGAAGTAATGTTAGATGAACCTACTGGATGGGAATTACCTCCAAAAGGTTTTGAAGTTAAAGATGATGGATATTTAGCGCCAGAAGAAGATGGAAGTGGTGTTTTAATTAAAGTTAATGAAACTTCAGATAGATTACAATTATTAGATCCATTTACTCCAATAGGAAGTGATATTTCTGGAGCAAAACTTTTGATAAAAGCGCACGGAAAATGTACAACAGATCATATTTCTATGGCAGGACCTTGGTTGCGTTATAGGGGGCATTTAGATAATATTTCTAATAATTGTTTAATTGGTGCAGTAAATGCTTTTGGCATGAAAACTAATTTTGTTAAAAATCAATTAACGGATGAATTTGGAGGTGTGCCAGATACCGCAAGAGCTTATAAAGCTGCAGGTGTAAAATCTATAGTTGTTGGTGATCATAATTATGGTGAAGGTTCTTCTAGAGAACACGCGGCAATGGAGCCAAGACATTTAGGTGTTGTAGCTGTTTTAGTAAAATCTTTTGCTAGAATACATGAAACAAACCTTAAAAAACAAGGAATGTTAGGTTTAACATTTGATAACGAAGCTGATTATGATTTAATTCAAGAAGATGATACCTTTAATTTTATTGATTTAAATGAATTTGCTCCTGGTAAACCTTTAACCATTGAAGCTGTTCATGCTGATGGGACTAAAGATTTAATTATTGCAAACCATACTTATAATCAAGGACAAATTGAATGGTATAATGAAGGTTCTGCTTTAAACTTAATTAAAAAGCAAAACGCATAA
- a CDS encoding Crp/Fnr family transcriptional regulator, with the protein MTNLWFFDNVNLFNLLCPHKFKDYKKYHSFHAYKKSDYIYFEEDAASKVYLIEKGKVKLGYYNEDGTEIVKAILTKGELFGEKAILGQELRNEFAQSVDVSTSICPIGVETMHDLMRDNKTFSLKIYKFLGLRFKKLERRLQLILFKDTRTRFLEFTKELCEEYGKDCEKTGDKVIEHPYTQKDIASLIGTSRSNLNVLMNELKEENIINFNRKEIRLLQKII; encoded by the coding sequence ATGACAAACTTATGGTTCTTTGATAATGTAAATTTATTTAATCTTCTTTGTCCTCATAAATTTAAAGATTATAAAAAATATCACTCTTTTCATGCTTATAAAAAAAGCGATTATATTTATTTTGAAGAAGATGCTGCTAGTAAAGTTTATTTAATTGAAAAAGGAAAAGTAAAACTTGGGTATTATAATGAAGATGGTACCGAAATTGTAAAAGCTATTTTAACTAAAGGAGAATTGTTTGGAGAAAAAGCTATTTTAGGACAAGAATTAAGAAATGAATTTGCTCAATCTGTAGATGTATCAACATCTATTTGCCCTATAGGAGTAGAAACGATGCATGATTTAATGCGTGATAATAAAACTTTTAGTTTAAAAATTTATAAATTCTTAGGACTTCGTTTTAAAAAGTTAGAAAGAAGATTACAATTAATATTATTTAAAGATACTAGAACTCGATTTTTAGAATTTACAAAAGAATTATGTGAAGAATATGGTAAAGATTGTGAAAAAACGGGAGATAAAGTAATTGAACATCCTTATACACAAAAAGATATTGCTTCATTAATTGGTACTTCTAGATCTAATTTAAATGTACTTATGAATGAGTTAAAAGAGGAAAACATCATTAATTTTAATAGAAAAGAGATAAGATTACTTCAAAAAATAATATAA